In Serratia sp. FDAARGOS_506, a genomic segment contains:
- the nudB gene encoding dihydroneopterin triphosphate diphosphatase, with amino-acid sequence MSYKRPESILVVIYAKSSGRVLMLQRRDDTEFWQSVTGSLEQDESPPHAARREVMEEVGIDIEAEHLPLFDCQRCVEFELFVHLRHRYAPGTTRNKEHWFCLALPEERDPVITEHHAYQWLEAAEAVKLTKSWSNQQAIEEFVINSVQ; translated from the coding sequence ATGAGTTATAAGCGCCCTGAATCTATCCTGGTAGTGATTTACGCGAAATCCAGTGGTCGGGTGCTGATGTTACAGCGGCGCGACGATACCGAGTTCTGGCAGTCGGTCACCGGCAGCCTGGAACAGGATGAGTCGCCGCCGCATGCCGCGCGGCGTGAAGTCATGGAAGAAGTCGGCATCGATATCGAAGCAGAGCACCTGCCGTTGTTCGATTGCCAGCGCTGCGTGGAGTTTGAACTCTTTGTCCATTTGCGACATCGCTATGCGCCGGGAACCACGCGCAATAAAGAGCACTGGTTCTGTCTGGCGTTGCCCGAGGAGCGCGATCCGGTGATTACCGAGCATCACGCTTACCAATGGCTTGAGGCGGCCGAGGCCGTGAAGTTGACCAAGTCGTGGAGCAATCAGCAGGCGATTGAAGAGTTCGTGATCAATTCAGTCCAGTAG